The Leucobacter sp. UCMA 4100 genome window below encodes:
- a CDS encoding thiamine ABC transporter substrate-binding protein encodes MVYSPNPRVTRHALVISGLALTGALLVGCSQPGSAGGNSDDAGDASDTVTLIVHDSFVPEEDFEKAASEATGYDVKVITAGDGGELTNQLVLTKGEPLADAFFGVDHIFASRLVEHEVTEAYLPENLPERAKQYAVTDEGALTPIDVAATCINVDTVWFDEAGMQAPETYEDLAKPEYRDLTVLLDPTSSSTGASFLIGTIAHFGEEGYLDYWSSLVDNGARVEQGWNDAYYTHFTGGNADGTYPIVVSYSSSPGYTLTEDGKGSTTSAPLATCSSQVEYAGVLAGAKNSAGAQAVIDYLLSSDFQNTIAETMYVYPIDESAHVPEEWQEFAPLPEAPNDLSATQIGEGRDGWLKALSETIGL; translated from the coding sequence GTGGTGTACTCACCAAACCCTCGCGTAACACGTCACGCACTCGTCATCTCGGGCCTCGCACTGACGGGGGCGCTGCTCGTCGGTTGCTCGCAGCCAGGGTCAGCCGGGGGTAACTCCGATGACGCTGGTGACGCCAGCGATACCGTGACGCTCATCGTTCACGACAGTTTCGTGCCAGAAGAGGACTTTGAGAAGGCAGCGAGCGAAGCGACGGGCTATGACGTCAAGGTCATCACCGCCGGCGACGGGGGCGAGCTCACGAACCAACTCGTGCTCACGAAGGGCGAGCCGCTCGCTGACGCGTTCTTTGGCGTCGACCACATCTTTGCCTCACGGCTCGTTGAACACGAGGTGACCGAGGCGTACCTGCCCGAGAACCTGCCCGAGCGTGCGAAACAGTACGCGGTGACCGACGAGGGTGCGCTCACCCCGATCGACGTCGCAGCCACCTGCATCAACGTTGATACCGTCTGGTTTGACGAGGCCGGTATGCAGGCTCCAGAAACATATGAAGACCTCGCGAAGCCCGAATACCGTGACCTCACGGTGCTGCTCGACCCCACGTCATCGTCGACCGGCGCCTCGTTCCTCATCGGTACGATCGCCCACTTCGGCGAGGAAGGCTACCTCGACTACTGGTCATCGCTCGTTGACAACGGCGCTCGTGTTGAACAGGGGTGGAACGATGCCTACTACACGCACTTCACCGGTGGTAACGCCGATGGAACCTACCCGATCGTGGTTTCGTACAGCTCATCACCCGGCTACACGCTGACCGAAGACGGCAAGGGATCAACGACGAGCGCACCGCTCGCGACCTGCTCGAGCCAGGTTGAGTACGCGGGCGTGCTCGCCGGCGCAAAGAACAGCGCGGGAGCTCAGGCCGTCATCGACTACCTGCTCTCGTCAGACTTCCAGAACACCATTGCCGAGACCATGTACGTGTACCCGATCGACGAGAGCGCGCATGTTCCTGAAGAGTGGCAGGAGTTTGCGCCGTTGCCAGAGGCGCCCAACGATCTCAGCGCAACGCAGATTGGCGAGGGGCGTGACGGCTGGCTGAAGGCGCTCAGCGAGACCATCGGTCTATGA
- a CDS encoding cell division protein PerM encodes MRHLLTALVAAVEAALIALAGIAFIAVPTLLIGAVTLSLGVDLSTLTETMAGVWMLGHGGGLSIAVSDAQAVSLGLGPNPLTFDITLAPLLIAIVTATLAWRMGYRFSNDMTTGAAAITGGSLGFIGASVLIAVIAGSLLAAPIWAATALASLWFIIPAWGGFMMHHGDVVSTAWFKFKVALEQAGAPKLGWGAERYLARTLKLVAMLLLGLTALGAIGVTFSLLLGFVDIISLTQSMHLDFIGSLTFFLGQLAFLPTAMIWAVSWFAGPGFVVGSGSSVTPYETLLGPLPSIPLLAAIPDSWGSWGMLAMLFVVLVGVVIGALAAKLPEFRRLTPLRLTVIASAAVVVTGLVLALTFALSSGSLGPGRLEAVGPLVWPAACAASIELALGLLAGFMLVRRGGEGSDETRTAEPAYVDQHELVELDVDADRYVTQPVARASWDDESPGLADEGHPFAGESDGTHVIDFGEHERADSALDEEHADDEDRDDDVGETGWSETDDGVDPDQATAQVSRIADPIAEETAEPWYRKAAKPRRQRKRPVFDPEKLEEEFSWESKPDDEGSSNRGE; translated from the coding sequence ATGCGACACCTACTTACAGCCCTCGTTGCCGCCGTTGAGGCGGCGTTAATCGCGCTCGCCGGCATCGCGTTTATCGCGGTTCCGACGCTCCTTATCGGCGCGGTTACACTCTCGCTCGGCGTCGACCTGTCGACGCTCACCGAGACTATGGCGGGGGTGTGGATGCTGGGGCACGGTGGTGGCCTGAGTATCGCGGTGAGCGACGCGCAGGCGGTGAGCCTCGGCCTCGGGCCCAATCCGCTTACCTTCGACATCACGCTTGCGCCGCTGCTCATCGCCATCGTCACCGCGACGCTCGCGTGGCGCATGGGGTACCGCTTCTCGAACGATATGACGACTGGCGCGGCCGCAATTACGGGCGGATCGCTCGGCTTCATCGGTGCTTCAGTACTCATCGCGGTCATAGCTGGGAGCCTGCTCGCCGCACCGATCTGGGCAGCGACGGCGCTCGCTTCGCTCTGGTTCATTATTCCTGCGTGGGGCGGCTTCATGATGCACCACGGCGACGTGGTGAGCACCGCCTGGTTCAAGTTCAAGGTCGCGCTCGAGCAGGCAGGCGCGCCGAAGCTCGGGTGGGGAGCCGAACGTTACCTTGCCCGCACGCTTAAGCTCGTTGCGATGTTGCTCCTCGGGCTCACGGCGCTGGGCGCGATCGGCGTGACCTTTTCGCTGTTGCTCGGGTTCGTTGACATCATTTCGCTCACGCAATCGATGCACCTCGACTTCATTGGCAGCCTGACGTTCTTCTTGGGGCAGCTCGCGTTCCTGCCGACGGCCATGATCTGGGCCGTGTCTTGGTTCGCGGGTCCAGGCTTTGTCGTGGGTTCTGGCTCGAGCGTGACCCCGTACGAGACGTTGCTTGGGCCGCTGCCGAGTATCCCGCTGCTTGCCGCTATCCCCGACTCGTGGGGAAGCTGGGGCATGTTGGCGATGCTCTTTGTGGTGCTCGTGGGCGTTGTCATCGGTGCGCTCGCCGCGAAGCTGCCAGAGTTTCGGCGCCTGACGCCGCTGCGTCTCACCGTGATCGCTTCGGCCGCGGTCGTGGTGACGGGGCTTGTGCTCGCGCTCACGTTTGCCCTCTCAAGCGGATCGCTCGGCCCAGGCCGTCTCGAAGCCGTCGGCCCGCTCGTGTGGCCGGCCGCGTGCGCTGCCTCCATTGAGCTTGCGCTCGGTCTGCTCGCCGGGTTCATGCTGGTGCGTCGTGGGGGCGAGGGCTCCGACGAGACGCGAACCGCCGAGCCAGCGTATGTCGACCAGCATGAACTCGTCGAACTCGATGTCGACGCTGATCGCTATGTCACCCAGCCCGTGGCACGGGCGAGCTGGGACGACGAATCCCCAGGGCTCGCTGACGAGGGCCACCCCTTTGCGGGGGAGAGCGACGGCACACACGTCATTGACTTTGGTGAGCACGAGCGTGCAGACAGTGCGCTCGACGAAGAGCACGCTGACGACGAAGATCGCGATGACGATGTCGGCGAGACCGGTTGGAGCGAGACCGACGACGGTGTCGACCCCGATCAAGCAACCGCCCAGGTCTCACGCATCGCAGATCCCATTGCCGAAGAAACGGCTGAACCCTGGTACCGCAAGGCGGCGAAGCCGAGGCGGCAGCGAAAGCGACCGGTGTTTGATCCAGAAAAGCTCGAGGAAGAGTTTTCATGGGAGTCGAAGCCCGATGACGAGGGATCTTCGAACCGGGGCGAATGA
- a CDS encoding epimerase, which produces MQADSTGRVVIGGASGFMGQALTEHYREQGREVVTIGRSGADVSWDDPAAIARAVDGASLVIGLSGKSVNCRYTRANRAEIFRSREETTGALSRAIRDAENPPPLWVNASSATIYRHAEDRPMTESTGDIGNGFSVDVVRAWERAIFADELPETRRVALRATIVLGEGSVLTLLTRLARLGLGGTQLDGRWPVTYARRRAGTAHWPGARGGKQRFSWVHLDEIARVIDFVETHEELSGPINVASPYPVDNRSFMRVIRDAVGAKVHFPMPRWMQEIGAIAIRTETELTLKSRWVLPETLLEAGYEFRYPHLEDAVAATLGAKTHKR; this is translated from the coding sequence ATGCAGGCAGACAGCACCGGGCGGGTCGTCATCGGCGGCGCCTCAGGATTCATGGGGCAGGCGCTCACCGAGCATTACCGTGAGCAGGGGCGCGAAGTCGTCACGATTGGTCGGAGCGGAGCCGACGTCTCCTGGGACGACCCAGCCGCGATCGCCCGCGCTGTCGACGGGGCTTCCCTCGTGATTGGTCTCTCGGGCAAGAGCGTAAACTGCCGGTACACCAGAGCCAACCGCGCCGAGATCTTTCGCTCCCGCGAAGAAACCACCGGGGCACTCAGCCGGGCGATCCGCGATGCAGAGAACCCGCCACCCCTCTGGGTCAACGCCTCATCGGCAACCATCTACCGGCACGCCGAAGACCGACCCATGACCGAGAGCACGGGCGATATTGGCAACGGCTTCTCAGTCGATGTCGTTCGAGCGTGGGAGCGGGCAATCTTTGCTGACGAGCTCCCCGAGACCCGCAGGGTCGCCCTCCGGGCCACGATCGTGCTCGGCGAAGGTTCGGTACTCACGCTACTCACCCGTCTCGCGAGGCTAGGTCTCGGCGGCACCCAGCTCGACGGGCGCTGGCCGGTCACGTACGCGCGACGCCGTGCTGGCACAGCCCACTGGCCAGGAGCTCGCGGAGGCAAGCAGCGTTTTAGCTGGGTGCACCTCGACGAGATCGCCCGCGTGATCGACTTCGTTGAAACCCACGAAGAGCTCTCAGGCCCCATCAACGTGGCATCACCCTACCCCGTCGATAATCGGAGCTTTATGCGAGTCATTCGCGATGCCGTGGGCGCCAAGGTTCATTTCCCGATGCCGCGTTGGATGCAGGAGATCGGCGCCATCGCCATTCGCACCGAGACCGAGCTCACCCTCAAGAGCCGGTGGGTACTGCCTGAGACCCTGCTCGAGGCGGGCTACGAGTTTCGATACCCGCACCTCGAAGATGCCGTCGCGGCGACGCTCGGTGCCAAGACGCACAAACGGTAG
- the sucD gene encoding succinate--CoA ligase subunit alpha: protein MSIFLTKDSKVIVQGITGGEGTKHTARMLAAGTNIVGGVNARKAGTTVSHTDASGNAVELPVFATVAEAMEETGADVSVAFVPPAFTKDAVIEAIDAEIGLLVVITEGVPVKDTAEFWAYAQQKGNKTRMIGPNCPGIITPDEALAGITPATITGKGPIGLVSKSGTLTYQMMYELRDLGFSTAIGIGGDPIIGTTHIDALAAFEADPETKAIVMIGEIGGDAEERAAEFIKSNVTKPVVGYVAGFTAPEGKTMGHAGAIVSGSAGTAQAKKEALEAAGVKVGKTPSETATLLREVYAAL from the coding sequence ATGTCAATCTTCTTGACCAAGGATTCAAAGGTCATCGTTCAGGGCATCACCGGCGGCGAGGGTACGAAGCACACCGCGCGCATGCTCGCAGCAGGCACGAACATTGTCGGCGGCGTTAACGCACGCAAGGCTGGCACCACCGTCTCGCACACCGATGCTTCGGGCAACGCCGTTGAGCTTCCCGTGTTCGCAACGGTCGCTGAGGCAATGGAGGAGACCGGGGCTGACGTCTCGGTTGCTTTTGTGCCGCCGGCATTCACCAAAGACGCCGTTATCGAGGCGATCGACGCCGAGATCGGCCTGCTCGTGGTGATCACCGAGGGCGTGCCCGTGAAGGACACTGCCGAGTTCTGGGCATACGCTCAGCAGAAGGGCAACAAGACCCGCATGATCGGGCCAAACTGCCCAGGCATCATCACTCCTGATGAGGCGCTCGCTGGCATCACCCCGGCAACGATTACGGGTAAGGGCCCCATCGGCCTCGTCTCGAAGTCGGGCACCTTGACCTACCAGATGATGTACGAGCTGCGCGATCTCGGTTTCTCGACCGCGATCGGTATTGGCGGCGACCCCATCATCGGCACCACCCACATCGATGCGCTCGCTGCGTTTGAGGCTGACCCCGAGACGAAGGCGATCGTCATGATCGGCGAGATCGGTGGCGACGCTGAGGAGCGCGCGGCAGAGTTCATCAAGAGCAACGTGACGAAGCCCGTCGTGGGCTACGTTGCAGGCTTCACCGCACCCGAGGGCAAGACCATGGGCCACGCAGGCGCTATCGTCTCGGGCTCGGCAGGCACCGCTCAGGCGAAGAAGGAAGCTCTTGAGGCCGCTGGCGTCAAGGTAGGCAAGACCCCTTCAGAGACCGCGACGCTGCTGCGTGAGGTTTACGCAGCCCTGTAA
- the sucC gene encoding ADP-forming succinate--CoA ligase subunit beta: MDLYEYQARDLFEQYGVPVLAGAIADTPEEAKAAAEKMGGVVVVKAQVKTGGRGKAGGVKVAKNPEEAYEAAKAILGLDIKGHVVKRVMIAQGANIDQEFYFSVLLDRANRSLLSLCSVEGGMEIEQLAVEKPEALARVEVNALTGIDEAKALEIAKAANFPDELVAKVANVFVKLYDVYKGEDATLVEVNPLVLTAEGDVVALDGKVSLDENAEFRQPAHADLADESAEDPLELKAKALDLNYVKLDGEVGVIGNGAGLVMSTLDVVAYAGENHGNVKPANFLDIGGGASAEVMANGLDVILGDEQVKSVFVNVFGGITACDAVANGIVGALNKLGEAANKPLVVRLDGNNVEEGRRILEEAAHPLVTLAATMDEGADKAAQLANER, translated from the coding sequence GTGGATCTTTACGAGTACCAGGCGCGAGATCTCTTTGAACAGTACGGTGTACCGGTTCTTGCCGGTGCGATTGCCGATACGCCCGAAGAGGCAAAAGCTGCGGCCGAGAAGATGGGCGGCGTTGTCGTCGTCAAGGCGCAGGTTAAGACCGGAGGCCGCGGCAAAGCCGGCGGTGTGAAGGTCGCAAAGAACCCCGAAGAGGCATACGAGGCGGCCAAGGCCATTCTCGGTCTCGACATCAAGGGACACGTTGTGAAGCGCGTCATGATTGCGCAGGGCGCGAACATCGACCAGGAGTTCTACTTCTCGGTCCTGCTCGACCGCGCAAACCGTTCACTCCTCTCGCTCTGCAGCGTTGAGGGTGGCATGGAAATCGAGCAGCTCGCGGTTGAGAAGCCCGAAGCGCTCGCACGCGTTGAGGTCAACGCACTCACCGGCATCGACGAGGCAAAGGCGCTCGAGATTGCCAAGGCAGCAAACTTCCCCGACGAGCTCGTTGCCAAGGTCGCTAACGTCTTCGTGAAGCTCTACGACGTGTACAAGGGCGAAGACGCCACCCTCGTCGAGGTCAACCCCCTCGTACTCACTGCTGAGGGCGACGTTGTAGCACTCGACGGCAAGGTCTCACTCGATGAGAACGCCGAGTTCCGTCAGCCAGCACACGCAGATCTCGCTGACGAGTCGGCCGAAGATCCGCTCGAGCTCAAGGCCAAGGCCCTCGACCTCAACTACGTCAAGCTTGACGGTGAAGTTGGCGTTATCGGTAACGGCGCTGGCCTCGTAATGTCGACCCTCGACGTCGTTGCTTACGCAGGCGAGAACCACGGCAACGTGAAGCCCGCGAACTTCCTCGACATCGGCGGCGGCGCATCAGCCGAGGTTATGGCTAACGGCCTCGACGTCATTCTCGGTGACGAGCAGGTCAAGAGCGTGTTCGTGAACGTGTTCGGCGGTATCACCGCGTGTGACGCGGTTGCAAACGGCATCGTTGGCGCGCTCAATAAGCTCGGTGAAGCGGCAAACAAGCCGCTCGTTGTGCGCCTCGACGGCAACAACGTTGAAGAGGGCCGCCGCATTCTCGAAGAGGCTGCGCACCCGCTCGTAACGCTCGCTGCAACCATGGACGAGGGTGCAGATAAAGCTGCCCAGCTCGCCAACGAGCGCTAG
- a CDS encoding ATP-dependent helicase codes for MTSYELISPDQTPSEPQGALERLLVGLNPEQAKAVAYRGPALLIVAGAGSGKTRVLTHRIAGLIQAKEAWPSQILAITFTNKAASEMRERVEGLLGASAEGMWISTFHSACVRILRREADRFGYVSGFTIYDSSDSRALLKGIIKDLDADAYGFTPANTSGKISRLKNELTDADSYASTASMSDPRERIFSEIFRQYEQELRKARAFDFDDLIGQTVHLFRAFPDVAAVYRERFRHLLVDEYQDTNHAQYSLIKELTRPVPAELSRNGQPVAGATITVVGDSDQSIYAFRGADIRNIEGFERDFGGAEVIKLEQNYRSTQTILSAANAVIGNNFDRQDKKLWTDMGEGEKITGFTGYSQHDEARFIAEEIAEQYVKGTAYSDMAVFYRTNAQTRALEELLIREAVPYRVLGGTKFYERAEIKDAMAYLVSIANPYDPLAWSRLLGAPKRGIGPMAEAQLAVFADEQEISYHDAMNRAAELSFGPKVLGTITQLGATLTQAAELASAETPARVFDILKLVLEESQMIEKLRAKRDAQDEARAENLEELLQVAKEFDTRNPGAGLIEFLTEVSLVAAADELDDESGTVSLMTLHTAKGLEYDVVFLTGLEEGLMPHQMSIDEVGGISEERRLMYVGITRARKKLFISLASSRAQFGDVKVAMPSRFLQEIPPELIEWRQSPGEVTSQGGTESRALNSRQAPGQGWSRRSTNATQSSVGFGGGGGASDAPQREGENMKSALELWRERKKQAKEAGGSGFPNQIGAMIRDNGELELESGDRIQHDDYGEGRVDRVTGTGSKKIAHVIFDSVGERKLLIKLAPITKL; via the coding sequence ATGACGAGCTATGAACTGATTTCTCCCGACCAGACCCCGAGCGAACCTCAGGGGGCACTCGAGCGACTCCTCGTGGGGCTGAACCCCGAGCAAGCGAAGGCCGTTGCCTACCGCGGCCCGGCACTGCTCATCGTCGCCGGGGCAGGTTCGGGTAAGACGCGCGTGCTCACGCACCGCATTGCAGGCCTCATTCAGGCGAAAGAGGCCTGGCCGAGCCAGATTCTCGCGATCACCTTTACGAATAAGGCCGCGAGCGAGATGCGCGAGCGCGTTGAAGGGTTGCTGGGCGCCTCGGCAGAGGGCATGTGGATCTCAACGTTCCACTCCGCCTGCGTTCGCATCTTGCGTCGCGAGGCCGACCGCTTTGGTTACGTCTCGGGCTTCACGATTTATGACTCGAGTGACTCGCGGGCGCTCCTCAAAGGCATCATTAAAGACCTTGACGCCGACGCCTATGGCTTTACCCCCGCAAACACGAGCGGCAAAATCTCGCGCCTCAAGAACGAGCTCACCGACGCCGACTCGTACGCCTCGACCGCGAGTATGAGCGACCCGCGAGAGCGCATCTTCAGCGAAATCTTTCGTCAGTACGAACAAGAGCTGCGCAAAGCGAGAGCGTTCGACTTTGACGACCTCATTGGGCAGACGGTGCATCTCTTCCGCGCGTTTCCCGATGTGGCCGCGGTATACCGCGAACGGTTCCGTCACCTGCTCGTTGACGAGTACCAGGACACGAACCACGCGCAGTACTCGCTCATTAAAGAGCTCACCCGGCCGGTGCCTGCCGAGCTGAGCCGCAACGGGCAGCCCGTCGCGGGTGCGACGATCACCGTCGTTGGCGACTCAGACCAGTCGATCTATGCGTTCCGCGGCGCCGACATTCGCAACATCGAGGGCTTCGAACGGGACTTCGGCGGCGCCGAGGTCATTAAGCTCGAGCAGAACTACCGCTCGACCCAGACGATTCTGAGCGCGGCGAACGCCGTGATTGGCAACAACTTTGACAGGCAAGACAAGAAGCTCTGGACCGACATGGGCGAGGGTGAGAAAATCACCGGCTTCACCGGGTACTCGCAGCACGACGAGGCCCGCTTTATCGCCGAAGAGATCGCCGAACAATACGTGAAGGGCACGGCCTACAGTGACATGGCCGTGTTCTACCGCACGAACGCCCAAACCCGTGCGCTTGAAGAGTTGCTCATTCGCGAGGCCGTTCCGTACCGGGTGCTCGGCGGCACGAAGTTCTACGAGCGGGCCGAGATTAAAGATGCGATGGCCTACCTCGTGTCGATCGCGAACCCGTATGATCCGCTCGCGTGGTCGAGGCTGCTCGGGGCACCAAAACGGGGCATCGGCCCCATGGCCGAAGCTCAGCTCGCGGTGTTTGCCGACGAACAAGAGATTTCGTATCACGACGCGATGAACCGCGCGGCCGAGCTGTCGTTCGGGCCCAAGGTGCTCGGCACCATCACTCAGCTTGGCGCAACGCTCACGCAGGCAGCCGAGCTGGCCTCTGCCGAAACGCCCGCGCGAGTGTTCGACATCTTGAAGCTGGTGCTCGAAGAGTCGCAGATGATCGAGAAGTTGCGCGCCAAGCGTGACGCGCAAGACGAGGCCCGCGCCGAGAACCTCGAAGAGCTCTTGCAGGTCGCCAAAGAGTTTGACACGCGAAACCCCGGGGCAGGGCTCATCGAGTTCCTGACCGAGGTGAGTCTCGTTGCCGCAGCCGACGAGCTTGATGACGAGAGCGGCACCGTTTCGCTCATGACCCTGCACACGGCGAAGGGGCTCGAATACGACGTGGTCTTCTTGACCGGCCTCGAAGAGGGGCTCATGCCTCACCAGATGTCGATTGACGAAGTCGGTGGCATTTCTGAAGAGCGAAGGCTCATGTACGTGGGCATCACGAGAGCGCGCAAGAAGCTGTTCATCTCGCTCGCTTCGTCACGCGCGCAGTTTGGTGACGTCAAGGTCGCGATGCCGTCGAGGTTCTTGCAAGAGATCCCGCCCGAGCTTATTGAGTGGCGGCAGTCGCCTGGCGAGGTTACTTCGCAGGGCGGCACCGAGTCACGCGCGCTGAACTCGAGGCAGGCCCCGGGCCAGGGGTGGTCGCGGCGCTCCACGAACGCCACGCAGTCGAGCGTTGGCTTCGGCGGCGGCGGGGGCGCGAGCGATGCGCCGCAGCGCGAGGGCGAGAATATGAAGTCAGCCCTCGAGCTCTGGCGCGAGCGCAAGAAGCAGGCGAAAGAGGCCGGGGGGTCTGGGTTCCCGAACCAGATCGGGGCCATGATCAGAGACAACGGCGAGCTCGAGCTTGAATCGGGCGACCGCATTCAGCACGACGATTACGGCGAGGGGCGCGTTGACCGGGTCACGGGAACCGGCTCGAAGAAAATCGCCCACGTGATTTTTGACTCGGTAGGTGAACGAAAACTGCTCATTAAGCTGGCGCCAATCACGAAACTCTGA
- a CDS encoding glycerophosphodiester phosphodiesterase family protein: protein MSMSSLSSSTPIVIGHRGAPGYRPEHTASSYRLAFELGADAVEPDVVATRDGVLVVRHENEISGTTDVADHPKFRDRKTTRVIDGVSHTGWFTEDFTWAELQTLRATERLRKVRSDNLAYEGQEPMLRLAEVLAIVDEAADQRETAPGVVIEVKHATYFASIGISIAELLHRELRLAGWQDRSSQLTIECFELEILEQLQRDGLEATYIFLLETRGAPADEVSELGEEHAKTFEWYRSDEGLDSLRGRVHGISVAKRDLFIYGVLGIAKGINDLVQRAHARDLLVYTWTLRPENSFLMQRFRIGAHPAAWGDWMGEMQEVLLTGVDGIFVDHPDLGVSAVRNRLETP from the coding sequence ATGAGTATGAGTTCGTTATCGTCTTCGACCCCCATCGTGATTGGCCACCGCGGTGCTCCCGGCTACCGCCCCGAGCACACCGCATCGTCGTACCGGCTCGCCTTCGAGCTCGGTGCTGACGCGGTCGAACCAGATGTCGTGGCAACCCGCGATGGGGTGCTCGTGGTGAGGCATGAGAACGAGATTTCAGGCACGACTGACGTCGCCGATCACCCGAAGTTTCGCGACCGCAAAACGACCCGCGTCATCGACGGGGTCTCGCACACCGGCTGGTTTACCGAAGACTTCACCTGGGCCGAGTTGCAAACGTTGCGTGCGACTGAGCGGCTTCGCAAGGTGCGCAGCGACAATCTCGCCTACGAGGGGCAGGAGCCGATGCTGCGGCTTGCCGAGGTGCTCGCGATCGTCGACGAAGCGGCGGATCAGCGGGAGACCGCGCCGGGCGTTGTGATCGAGGTGAAGCACGCGACCTATTTCGCGTCGATTGGTATTTCGATCGCCGAACTCTTGCACCGCGAACTTCGCCTCGCCGGCTGGCAGGACAGGTCGAGTCAGCTCACGATCGAGTGCTTTGAGCTCGAAATACTCGAGCAGCTGCAGCGTGATGGGCTCGAAGCGACGTACATCTTCTTGCTTGAGACGCGTGGCGCACCAGCCGATGAGGTGAGTGAGCTCGGCGAAGAACACGCCAAAACGTTTGAGTGGTACCGCAGCGATGAGGGGCTCGACAGCTTGCGCGGGCGCGTGCACGGCATCAGCGTCGCTAAGCGCGACCTCTTCATTTACGGGGTGCTCGGCATCGCCAAGGGCATTAACGACCTCGTGCAGCGCGCCCACGCGAGAGACCTGCTCGTGTACACCTGGACGCTGCGGCCAGAGAATAGCTTTCTGATGCAGCGCTTTCGTATCGGGGCGCACCCTGCGGCATGGGGCGACTGGATGGGCGAGATGCAAGAAGTGCTCTTGACTGGGGTCGACGGCATCTTTGTTGACCACCCCGATCTCGGAGTGTCAGCGGTGCGCAATAGACTTGAGACGCCATGA
- a CDS encoding Bax inhibitor-1/YccA family protein translates to MSNPALRNNPAFSGKTMSAEELRQLYDASAAAPPAQKAEIQKNMPVEGASDDPMTYEDTIHKTAALLGTTIAAAAVGWIMPGLLLVGVIGGLVFGLIQAFKREPNLFLIFGYAILQGVALGAISGILNASYPGIVSQALIGTLSVFGVMLLLFRSGKVRTSPKMTKIVLGAMLGYFVFSMVNFVLMLTGVTTDAWGLRTGVEIFGIPLGVVIGILAILLASYSLVMDFEFVKNGVESRVPRRYGWMAAYGLTVTLIWLYMEILRLLAIFRD, encoded by the coding sequence ATGAGCAATCCGGCACTCCGCAATAACCCCGCCTTCAGTGGTAAGACCATGTCGGCAGAAGAGCTTCGTCAGCTGTACGACGCTTCTGCCGCCGCTCCGCCAGCGCAAAAGGCTGAGATTCAGAAGAACATGCCCGTCGAGGGCGCTTCTGATGATCCCATGACCTACGAAGACACGATTCACAAGACGGCAGCGCTTCTTGGCACGACCATCGCCGCGGCAGCGGTGGGGTGGATCATGCCCGGCCTGCTCCTCGTGGGCGTCATCGGCGGTCTCGTCTTTGGCCTCATCCAGGCGTTCAAGCGCGAGCCGAACCTCTTCCTCATCTTTGGCTACGCGATTCTTCAGGGCGTCGCGCTCGGCGCGATCTCGGGAATCCTCAATGCCTCCTACCCCGGCATTGTCTCGCAGGCGCTCATCGGCACCCTCTCGGTGTTCGGTGTCATGCTGCTGCTCTTCCGCTCGGGCAAGGTTCGCACGAGCCCGAAGATGACGAAGATCGTGCTCGGCGCAATGCTCGGCTACTTCGTCTTTTCGATGGTCAACTTTGTGCTGATGCTGACCGGCGTCACCACCGATGCCTGGGGCCTGCGCACCGGCGTTGAGATCTTCGGTATTCCCCTCGGCGTAGTGATCGGCATTCTTGCCATCCTGCTCGCGTCGTACTCGCTCGTCATGGACTTCGAGTTCGTCAAGAACGGTGTTGAGTCACGCGTGCCCCGCCGCTACGGCTGGATGGCCGCGTACGGCCTCACCGTGACCCTCATCTGGCTGTACATGGAGATCCTGCGTCTCCTCGCGATCTTCCGCGACTAG